In Oscillatoria acuminata PCC 6304, a single window of DNA contains:
- a CDS encoding type 2 lanthipeptide synthetase LanM family protein → MKEENSQRVQWYRGIPLRERIASGDRPKAGSTPLGDRRLQRWRSQTPFNNDIYFAQRLASDGLTEPEFQQLLEESRETLAHQFPEPPNWIKTLSDILSTYPFSALSETGNLSDTQSGVSGFLTLFSPLIAWGRSCLQEKLQTLLSIHSPDCINSQTIAAILYEPLPKELLWMSTRTLVLELNVARIQGKLSGNSSAERFAQFIQQLQQPEMALALWTEYPVLTRQVLNSIQGWITVSYEFVERLCQDWPRIIQQFSRDSEPGGLVHLNSNAGDSHNGGRSVAIAEFSSGFKLVYKPRSLSIDIHFQNLLNWLNKQGNYPPFPILNVLNCGEYGWVEYVTAQPCDTAAQIERFYQRQGGYLALLYALQATDFYSNNIIAVGEQPILVDLESLFHPRYSQLEGFNSDCLAERELDWSVLSVGILPMNLWGNQGYGGIDISGLGNSGSPMTPDAIPTWQGVATDEMKISRKAVQLPPDLNRPTLNGASVKLEDYTAAIITGFTEIYRVLVKNRDNLVGESGLFNTFAEDEIRVVLRATRTYGLLLQEGFHPDLLRDALDRDRLFDKLWVEVPNFPSLARVIPAEIQELWQGDIPRFTTQPNSRDLKSGQGEIISDFLPESALDSVRLHLQGMDETNLERQVGLIRAAIATVIRSPDAIQWPSYPMRVPETRPSSQTYLKAACAIGDRLEQVALCQNQMADWIGLTWIREGELAIRRVDIHLYDGLPGISLFLAYLGNITQEVRYQNLAVAALNYWQVCLEKELKPGESIGGFTGFGSAIYSLSHLAIQLNQPQLISVAREWLDYLPEAILQDEEWDIISGSAGCILSLLSLYAVAPDSQILDVAIQCGDRLIIGARPQETGIGWIPSAIRSKRPLTGFSHGAAGIAYALLELAAVTQLERFQKAAIAAIAYERSVFDPNARNWPDFREFDHSPRVGNLGPLAWSHGAPGIGLARLYALQHQDDPQIRQEIYTALDITCDRGFGQNHSLAQGDLGNLEFVLQASLTLGEPQWHSHLHTGGSILESIQSEGWLCGTPLGVETPGLMSGLAGIGYGLLRLATPETVSSVLALRPPILSPQSDDSEGL, encoded by the coding sequence CGGAAACCGGAAATCTGAGTGATACTCAATCCGGAGTCTCTGGGTTTTTAACCCTATTTTCTCCGTTAATTGCCTGGGGGCGCAGTTGCCTCCAGGAGAAACTTCAAACCTTGCTGTCCATCCACTCCCCTGACTGCATCAATTCCCAAACCATTGCCGCAATTTTGTATGAACCTTTACCGAAAGAATTGCTCTGGATGAGTACCCGCACTTTAGTCTTGGAATTAAATGTAGCGCGCATCCAAGGAAAATTATCTGGTAACAGTAGTGCCGAAAGATTTGCTCAGTTTATTCAGCAACTGCAACAACCGGAAATGGCTCTAGCCTTGTGGACAGAATACCCGGTTTTGACCCGGCAAGTCCTTAATTCAATCCAGGGATGGATTACCGTCAGTTATGAATTTGTGGAACGCCTCTGTCAGGATTGGCCGAGAATTATCCAGCAGTTTAGTCGGGACTCTGAACCGGGCGGATTAGTCCATCTGAATTCCAATGCGGGGGATTCGCATAATGGGGGACGTTCGGTGGCGATCGCCGAGTTTAGTTCCGGGTTTAAATTAGTTTATAAACCCCGCTCTCTCAGCATTGATATTCATTTTCAAAATTTACTAAATTGGCTCAATAAACAAGGCAATTATCCCCCCTTCCCAATCTTGAATGTTCTCAATTGCGGGGAGTATGGTTGGGTGGAATATGTGACTGCTCAACCCTGTGATACCGCCGCTCAAATTGAGCGATTTTATCAAAGACAGGGAGGATATTTAGCCTTATTATATGCCCTCCAAGCTACGGATTTTTATAGCAATAATATTATCGCCGTCGGAGAACAGCCGATTTTAGTAGATTTGGAATCTTTATTTCACCCTCGGTATAGCCAATTGGAGGGGTTCAATTCCGACTGTTTGGCGGAAAGAGAACTGGATTGGTCTGTGTTAAGTGTGGGGATTTTACCGATGAATTTGTGGGGGAATCAAGGGTATGGAGGGATTGATATTAGTGGGTTAGGGAACTCAGGCAGTCCCATGACTCCTGATGCCATTCCCACCTGGCAGGGAGTGGCAACCGATGAAATGAAAATCTCTCGTAAAGCGGTTCAATTACCCCCAGATTTGAATCGTCCCACCCTGAACGGGGCCTCGGTAAAGTTGGAAGATTATACGGCAGCAATTATTACGGGATTTACAGAAATTTATCGAGTTTTGGTCAAAAATAGGGATAATTTGGTGGGTGAGTCTGGGCTATTCAATACGTTTGCTGAGGATGAAATCCGGGTGGTTTTGCGGGCGACTCGGACTTATGGATTATTGTTGCAGGAGGGATTTCATCCGGACTTGTTGCGGGATGCGTTAGACCGCGATCGCCTATTTGATAAACTCTGGGTAGAAGTGCCTAATTTTCCGAGTTTAGCCCGGGTAATACCTGCTGAAATTCAAGAGTTATGGCAAGGGGATATTCCCCGATTTACCACTCAGCCAAATTCCCGAGATTTAAAGTCGGGTCAGGGGGAAATCATCTCAGATTTTTTACCAGAATCTGCCCTAGATTCTGTCCGCCTTCACCTGCAAGGGATGGATGAAACGAACTTAGAACGACAAGTGGGATTGATTCGTGCTGCGATCGCCACCGTCATCCGGTCCCCAGACGCCATTCAATGGCCTTCGTATCCGATGCGGGTTCCAGAAACCCGTCCCAGTTCCCAGACCTATTTGAAAGCGGCTTGCGCCATTGGAGATAGACTGGAACAGGTAGCACTCTGTCAGAATCAGATGGCCGACTGGATCGGACTGACTTGGATTAGGGAAGGGGAATTAGCCATTCGCCGGGTTGATATTCATCTCTATGATGGACTGCCGGGAATTAGCTTATTTTTGGCTTATTTGGGCAACATTACCCAAGAAGTTCGCTATCAAAACTTAGCCGTTGCGGCGCTTAATTATTGGCAAGTTTGCTTAGAAAAAGAGTTGAAACCTGGGGAGTCAATTGGCGGGTTTACCGGGTTCGGGAGTGCGATTTATAGCTTAAGCCATTTGGCAATTCAGCTCAATCAACCTCAACTGATTTCCGTAGCGAGGGAATGGCTGGACTATTTACCGGAGGCCATCCTTCAGGATGAAGAGTGGGATATTATTTCGGGGTCAGCAGGCTGCATTTTAAGTTTGTTAAGTTTATATGCAGTGGCCCCGGATTCCCAGATTCTGGATGTGGCGATTCAATGTGGCGATCGCCTGATTATCGGTGCCAGACCCCAGGAAACCGGCATCGGTTGGATTCCGTCAGCTATCCGCAGCAAGCGACCCTTAACCGGATTCTCTCACGGGGCGGCAGGAATTGCTTACGCACTCCTGGAACTGGCGGCAGTGACGCAACTAGAGCGGTTTCAGAAGGCAGCGATCGCGGCGATCGCCTACGAACGCAGTGTCTTTGACCCCAATGCCCGCAACTGGCCGGATTTTCGAGAATTTGACCATTCCCCAAGGGTGGGGAATCTGGGTCCTCTCGCCTGGTCTCACGGTGCACCGGGGATTGGATTAGCCCGGTTGTATGCCCTCCAGCATCAGGATGATCCCCAAATTCGCCAGGAAATTTATACAGCCCTGGACATCACCTGCGATCGGGGATTTGGACAGAATCACTCCCTCGCCCAAGGAGATTTGGGCAATTTAGAATTTGTCTTACAAGCCAGTCTCACCCTGGGGGAACCCCAGTGGCATTCTCACCTCCACACGGGCGGCAGCATCCTCGAAAGTATCCAATCTGAGGGTTGGCTGTGCGGCACTCCTTTGGGTGTGGAAACCCCTGGATTGATGAGTGGACTCGCCGGAATCGGTTACGGATTACTGCGGTTGGCGACCCCAGAAACCGTGAGTTCAGTCCTCGCACTTCGTCCCCCCATCCTCTCCCCTCAATCCGATGACTCCGAGGGCTTGTAA